A genomic stretch from Sphingomonas sp. HDW15A includes:
- a CDS encoding ribonucleotide-diphosphate reductase subunit beta — translation MPLLQASRQYKPFEYPWAFEYWKRQQQIHWMPEEVPLGEDCRDWAQKLTDHERNLLTQIFRFFTQADVEVQDCYHDKYGRVFKPTEVKMMLTAFSNMETVHIAAYSHLLDTIGMPESEYSAFLQYKEMKDKHDYLSTFGVDTDEDIAKTLAMFGGFTEGLQLFASFAMLMNFPRFNKMKGMGQIVSWSVRDESLHCEGIIKLFHAFVKERDCLTKQVKDEIIDTCQKTVRLEDAFIDLAFEMGPVEGMTPKAIKKYIRYIADWRLGQLGFQPIYMVDEHPLPWLAPMLNGVEHANFFETRATEYSKAATKGNWNEVWDNFDRRQKAKAANDAPAEEEALGEVDMFGQTSGVAAE, via the coding sequence ATGCCCCTCCTTCAAGCGTCCCGTCAGTACAAGCCGTTCGAATACCCGTGGGCGTTCGAATATTGGAAGCGCCAGCAGCAGATCCACTGGATGCCAGAGGAAGTGCCGCTCGGCGAGGATTGTCGCGACTGGGCGCAGAAGCTGACCGATCACGAGCGCAACCTGCTCACCCAGATCTTCCGCTTCTTCACACAGGCCGACGTCGAGGTGCAGGATTGCTACCACGACAAGTATGGCCGCGTGTTCAAGCCGACCGAGGTGAAGATGATGCTCACCGCCTTCTCCAACATGGAGACGGTGCACATTGCCGCCTACAGCCACCTGCTCGACACCATCGGCATGCCCGAAAGCGAGTATAGCGCCTTCCTCCAGTACAAGGAGATGAAGGACAAGCACGACTATCTCTCCACCTTCGGCGTCGACACCGACGAGGATATCGCCAAGACGCTCGCCATGTTCGGCGGCTTCACCGAGGGGCTGCAGCTGTTCGCCAGCTTCGCGATGCTGATGAACTTCCCGCGCTTCAACAAGATGAAGGGCATGGGCCAGATCGTCAGCTGGTCGGTGCGCGACGAGAGCCTCCACTGCGAGGGCATCATCAAGCTGTTCCACGCCTTCGTGAAGGAGCGCGACTGCCTCACCAAGCAGGTCAAGGACGAGATCATCGACACCTGCCAGAAGACGGTGCGGCTGGAAGACGCCTTCATCGACCTGGCGTTCGAGATGGGCCCGGTCGAGGGCATGACCCCCAAGGCGATCAAGAAGTATATCCGCTACATCGCCGACTGGCGCCTGGGCCAGCTAGGCTTCCAGCCGATCTACATGGTCGACGAGCACCCGCTGCCGTGGCTTGCGCCGATGCTCAACGGGGTTGAGCACGCCAACTTCTTCGAGACCCGCGCGACCGAATATTCCAAGGCCGCGACCAAGGGCAATTGGAATGAGGTGTGGGACAATTTCGACCGCCGCCAGAAGGCCAAAGCCGCGAATGATGCGCCTGCTGAGGAGGAAGCGTTGGGCGAGGTGGATATGTTCGGGCAGACAAGCGGAGTCGCGGCGGAGTAA
- a CDS encoding TraR/DksA C4-type zinc finger protein yields the protein MSDLASAAKPRLQSTLAELEARLTNVVHDLDEPADRDLEEQSIEVADDEALEHQAHLISREIASVKGALARIEGGSYGICVRCGGKIAAERLEARPEAALCIHCARSNG from the coding sequence ATGTCCGATCTTGCGAGTGCCGCGAAACCGCGCCTGCAATCCACCCTCGCCGAGCTCGAGGCCCGTCTGACCAACGTGGTGCACGATCTCGACGAGCCGGCGGACCGCGATCTCGAAGAGCAGTCGATCGAAGTCGCGGACGATGAAGCGCTGGAGCATCAGGCCCATCTGATCTCGCGGGAGATCGCCTCGGTCAAAGGGGCTCTCGCCCGCATTGAGGGCGGCAGCTACGGAATTTGTGTGCGCTGCGGCGGCAAAATCGCGGCCGAGCGACTGGAGGCCCGGCCCGAGGCGGCGCTCTGCATCCATTGCGCGCGCTCGAACGGCTGA